A single region of the Mercenaria mercenaria strain notata chromosome 6, MADL_Memer_1, whole genome shotgun sequence genome encodes:
- the LOC123548301 gene encoding uncharacterized protein LOC123548301 isoform X2: MSAEEIQVFIKGISASTSTIRIAKNATIAELFQEYSEHIGLTGTFGLVYGGKELKETTADGKVMHLKDYGIEDESNIGAVLRLPGGSGGFEKRYGNKVKLSKRDDMLGIDDQAVDMPCGHAIGPNSMTWYVKEQVGPEHSKYQICCPAVVDDTMNETCKQPWGFKKVKKVALFTKDERTDVEGKISNNYIRIALKSKVCPKCESFCVRQNKANPRVVCTYCTSKTGTKFEFCWACLRQWKTSGTSSCGNDNCEDQSHNSTGTCASSLFQNFRDMIGRWRDNTGQFFMELLVCYGPNFM; this comes from the exons ATGTCTGCAGAAGAAATTCAAGTGTTTATAAAGGGAATATCAGCAAGTACGTCAACCATACGCATTGCAAAG AATGCTACGATAGCGGAATTATTTCAAGAATATTCAGAGCATATTGGATTGACAGGCACTTTTGGATTAGTCTATGGAG GCAAAGAACTGAAAGAGACAACTGCAGATGGAAAAGTAATGCACCTCAAAGACTATGGAATAGAAGACGAATCAAATATCGGTGCTGTTCTACGTCTTCCCGGAGGTTCTGGAGGTTTCGAAAAACGCTATGGCAACAAAGTAAAACTCTCAAAAAGAGACGATATGCTGGGTATTGACGATCAAGCTGTAGATATGCCATGTGGTCATGCTATTG GACCCAATTCTATGACATGGTATGTAAAAGAACAGGTGGGGCCGGAACATAGTAAGTATCAAATATGCTGCCCGGCTGTGGTAGATGATACAATGAACGAAACCTGTAAACAACCGTGGGGTTTCAAAAAGGTAAAGAAGGTGGCACTATTCACTAAAGATGAAAGAACAGACGTTGAAGGGAAGATATCGAACAACTACATACGTATAGCTTTGAAAAGCAAAGTATGCCCAAAGTGTGAGTCCTTCTGCGTGAGACAAAATAAAGCCAATCCTCGTGTAGTATGTACATACTGCACATCTAAGACGGGGACAAAGTTTGAATTTTGTTGGGCATGTCTCCGTCAGTGGAAAACATCCGGGACAAGCTCTTGCGGCAACGACAACTGCGAAGAT CAATCACACAACTCTACCGGCACTTGTGCAAGCAGTTTATTTCAG AATTTCAGGGACATGATTGGAAGATGGCGAGACAATACAGGCCAGTTTTTTATGGAGTTGCTTGTATGCTACGGTCCAAACTTTATGTAA
- the LOC123548301 gene encoding uncharacterized protein LOC123548301 isoform X3 has translation MSAEEIQVFIKGISASTSTIRIAKNATIAELFQEYSEHIGLTGTFGLVYGGKELKETTADGKVMHLKDYGIEDESNIGAVLRLPGGSGGFEKRYGNKVKLSKRDDMLGIDDQAVDMPCGHAIGPNSMTWYVKEQVGPEHSKYQICCPAVVDDTMNETCKQPWGFKKVKKVALFTKDERTDVEGKISNNYIRIALKSKVCPKCESFCVRQNKANPRVVCTYCTSKTGTKFEFCWACLRQWKTSGTSSCGNDNCEDQSHNSTGTCASSLFQKEFSLRSQGFRSGK, from the exons ATGTCTGCAGAAGAAATTCAAGTGTTTATAAAGGGAATATCAGCAAGTACGTCAACCATACGCATTGCAAAG AATGCTACGATAGCGGAATTATTTCAAGAATATTCAGAGCATATTGGATTGACAGGCACTTTTGGATTAGTCTATGGAG GCAAAGAACTGAAAGAGACAACTGCAGATGGAAAAGTAATGCACCTCAAAGACTATGGAATAGAAGACGAATCAAATATCGGTGCTGTTCTACGTCTTCCCGGAGGTTCTGGAGGTTTCGAAAAACGCTATGGCAACAAAGTAAAACTCTCAAAAAGAGACGATATGCTGGGTATTGACGATCAAGCTGTAGATATGCCATGTGGTCATGCTATTG GACCCAATTCTATGACATGGTATGTAAAAGAACAGGTGGGGCCGGAACATAGTAAGTATCAAATATGCTGCCCGGCTGTGGTAGATGATACAATGAACGAAACCTGTAAACAACCGTGGGGTTTCAAAAAGGTAAAGAAGGTGGCACTATTCACTAAAGATGAAAGAACAGACGTTGAAGGGAAGATATCGAACAACTACATACGTATAGCTTTGAAAAGCAAAGTATGCCCAAAGTGTGAGTCCTTCTGCGTGAGACAAAATAAAGCCAATCCTCGTGTAGTATGTACATACTGCACATCTAAGACGGGGACAAAGTTTGAATTTTGTTGGGCATGTCTCCGTCAGTGGAAAACATCCGGGACAAGCTCTTGCGGCAACGACAACTGCGAAGAT CAATCACACAACTCTACCGGCACTTGTGCAAGCAGTTTATTTCAG AAAGAATTTTCTTTAAGGTCACAGGGATTCAGGTCAGGTAAATAA
- the LOC123548301 gene encoding E3 ubiquitin-protein ligase ariadne-1-like isoform X1: MSAEEIQVFIKGISASTSTIRIAKNATIAELFQEYSEHIGLTGTFGLVYGGKELKETTADGKVMHLKDYGIEDESNIGAVLRLPGGSGGFEKRYGNKVKLSKRDDMLGIDDQAVDMPCGHAIGPNSMTWYVKEQVGPEHSKYQICCPAVVDDTMNETCKQPWGFKKVKKVALFTKDERTDVEGKISNNYIRIALKSKVCPKCESFCVRQNKANPRVVCTYCTSKTGTKFEFCWACLRQWKTSGTSSCGNDNCEDVSIKYLRTCGVKTIGDVPNCPITRGCPHCGTLIEHIKDCKQMTCDGCKCMFCFICLKVPINGQWQCGSFNNPCQVAPRQTVLP, translated from the exons ATGTCTGCAGAAGAAATTCAAGTGTTTATAAAGGGAATATCAGCAAGTACGTCAACCATACGCATTGCAAAG AATGCTACGATAGCGGAATTATTTCAAGAATATTCAGAGCATATTGGATTGACAGGCACTTTTGGATTAGTCTATGGAG GCAAAGAACTGAAAGAGACAACTGCAGATGGAAAAGTAATGCACCTCAAAGACTATGGAATAGAAGACGAATCAAATATCGGTGCTGTTCTACGTCTTCCCGGAGGTTCTGGAGGTTTCGAAAAACGCTATGGCAACAAAGTAAAACTCTCAAAAAGAGACGATATGCTGGGTATTGACGATCAAGCTGTAGATATGCCATGTGGTCATGCTATTG GACCCAATTCTATGACATGGTATGTAAAAGAACAGGTGGGGCCGGAACATAGTAAGTATCAAATATGCTGCCCGGCTGTGGTAGATGATACAATGAACGAAACCTGTAAACAACCGTGGGGTTTCAAAAAGGTAAAGAAGGTGGCACTATTCACTAAAGATGAAAGAACAGACGTTGAAGGGAAGATATCGAACAACTACATACGTATAGCTTTGAAAAGCAAAGTATGCCCAAAGTGTGAGTCCTTCTGCGTGAGACAAAATAAAGCCAATCCTCGTGTAGTATGTACATACTGCACATCTAAGACGGGGACAAAGTTTGAATTTTGTTGGGCATGTCTCCGTCAGTGGAAAACATCCGGGACAAGCTCTTGCGGCAACGACAACTGCGAAGATGTAAGCATTAAATATCTTAGAACTTGTGGAGTGAAAACTATCGGTGATGTACCTAATTGCCCAATAACACGCGGGTGTCCACACTGTGGTACACTAATAGAGCACATCAAAGACTGTAAGCAGATGACATGCGACGGTTGTAAATGCATGTTTTGTTTCATCTGTTTGAAAGTTCCTATTAACGGCCAGTGGCAGTGTGGGTCATTTAATAATCCCTGTCAGGTAGCTCCTCGGCAAACAGTTTTGCCATAA